CTCTGTCATTGCAGAGGAGGACTCTCAACGCGCCCAGGAGTCTGTCCTCGACCAGCTCTGATCCTCCGATCCTCACCTTCCAATAACAAACGACTAATTAGGTCAAAATGAAGCTTCTGCGGTTACACACGAGTTTCCGAACATTAGGTTTTAACGAGGCTTGGCCCCTATGATATTCCACGCATACCTTGAGGTCCGGATTTTCACCATCTAAGTTTAGTTGGCGAAGAACCTGTTGCTGCCATGGTGTTGGAGAGGAGAAGTTTGGAGACGAAACTCCAGCAGCCATGCTTGCAGCATCAAGAAGTGCTGGGTCGTATTTGAGTTCGATACAATCATACGGGTTAGAGGGAATGACAAACCCGTAATCTAGAAGAAACAAATCATTGTTCAAGCAGCCGTAATTGAGCTCTAATGGTTCATTTTGTTTAATCTGTGTTCCAGCAATCACCTGGTAAATGCAAAGCACGGCTATAAACAGTGTCGCATATCCTTTGTAGTCACCAAGTTGAAAGAATCAGAAATACAATGTACCTTTACGAGCATGTTCTCGTTGCttgcttctttttcttgaacaaTTTTAGCATTTGCCTTGAAGCTATGGTTGCACATGTCTATCAGTGGAAGCAACATGGGAGCATCGTCATGGGTCCCATCTGGACGTTTACTGCCATACAACCGGAAAGCTCTGGATGAAACAGCTGACATCGCCCATCCAAGAGCCGATGCATCTATCTCTTGGCCTCCAAAAGGGTGGTCATCCAATTTGACATTTTCAAGTGCATCTCTTaccaatttatcaaattcaagaaGGAAACGGCACCTCTTATTTACCTATTCAAAAACTAAAAGATGCATGAGATATTATGACTGCGGACGGAtaataaattgttggaatATCACTTCTTTGGAAGTAATCCGATTCAATGGAATATCGCTGTAAGGGAACATTTACCTGTTGAAGGAGAGGTGCATACTGTAAGTTCTTGATATCCTCCCCAGGGAAGAAGATGGGCACGCTATAAGTTTCGGGGAGATTGCTGATGTACGGCCACCAAAATGAACCCTTTTTCGCTCTTTCTTGCAGAAGCCTTAAACCCAATTTCATAGCCCACAGTTCCTCTGTGAAATGCTCCAAATGTCCAATTTATTGCGTATACAAAATTCAATTAGcctaatatttaataaaccACGTTACAAACCCCATTTAGCATTGTACTAGAGCAGACAGTAGACAAAATGAATATTCTTATTTCAACTTGGGACTCAGTTTCCTTGAATTATACAGGGATATCAATGTTGTAAAACTCAAACTTGAGAGGAACTAAACTAAGTGAGAGTAACTAAACTAAGCTTACTAATCAGCACCAAGCCTAAGACTTCTCTATTACACTGAGAATCTCGCACTATCATTGCTCTACCTCGACAAATCATTCAAAGCACAACAGAAGATATGAGGATAACTGTTCATTGGTTAGTTTTCTAACCGAATCATGAAGGAATACCACCATCCTCAACAAATAAGATACTCCAAGTTATCTCAAGCCTCGAGGAGAATATGTACACCCATGAAGATGCAACACCATTCAAGAATTTTGGCACCCTTTGTTACcggtttaaattattttatcttttatctaTCTCTCCTATCAATTAAAgtggagatgctcttactgGATTCTCATACTGATAAATTCTCATTATAGCTCTGcatatgttttcattttgaaagtagtgaaacacaatttcatataaGATGTAATTTTATCCAGAATATGTATTAGAGGCAACATTCTTCCAACTAGGATGTGATTAGTTCCCAAATCCCATCTTCAAATCaactaaatattaaatggAATTAGCAGAACAGCACAGAAATTAGATGTAACAAAGCAAGCTCATTGAGCCATCAAACATAGCAAATTATATCAAACATCACAATGACACAGCATCATCATTTTCACTCATGTCTTCACCAGATAAATTTACCAAAAAATTAACTACTCCGCCGCACTCGGCAATtctttcttaataaaaatgaCCCCCAATTAAACCCTAAATCCTGCCAAAATCAATGGACTAAAAACCCAATTCATGGAAATATACCGGGAACATGTCGAGCTAAATGAGTAAGAGCAGAAGATTGGCCGTCTTTTGCTTCGAATCGGAGAGGAATGTGTTCGGGAAGAACAATGAGGTCGGAGCCTTTAGGGATGTCGTCGCAGGCGATGAGCCCTAGCCCGAGGCCATTGGGCTTCTCCTCCtccaaaaatgcaatctttaCTGATTGGTGCACAAAGCCGCCTTCTCGACGGACCCACTTGAGGAGGTCCGGCGGCTGGGGAACCAGGCGAGAAGGGCGGAGAAAAGCTGACGCAGCGGCGGACGCTAGCGGGCGCACGTGGATGAGTGAGCTCGCCATTAGCTTCATCGGGTTTGTCTCTCGCTTTTCCTCAGGGGATAATTTCTTCAACACGGTGCCTTTGGGCCTGCTGGGTGTAGGCCAAGAACTTGGGCCGAAACCCATCAAAGATTCATTCAACTCACTTAAATATAACCCGACCCgaataagtaaaatttatgGCCCAATTCCTTGTAAACTTTATACTAGTACTGTAGTACAGTATTTTGGAGTGAagttcaaaattgatttttgaacAAGTAACttaaaatgtcattttttttgtataatgtTAAACCTTTGAAAACTACTCCGTATCAGTTAAAAGTACAAAACGTATTACTTGGTGTTACAAGTCATATCAATTATCAACTACTAATATCAGTCgacaacataaaatatattaattggagCAATTActgatatattttgtattattacttgatggagtactataatttgtGCTACCAACAGATAATTCTCAATGTTCTCATTTTAAGATGACCAATCTTCTTTTTATCATACTATTACTATCATATTGActtaggaaaaaaataatttacttttgTACTATTTCATACTCCCCcagtcctataaaaatatgcattttttctttttaatccgtcccacaagaatatgcactcttttcttttttgttcgtcccacaagaatatgcaatttctaattttggaaagtatTTTTtgtctaatgaggtgagatcaattctccactaacaacactttaaggccatgtttggttgccaGGATTCTCTCTGGtaaagtaatctgattccttaaattttaaatttctgcgtttgtttcggtttttaatcaaactgggaaagtaatcagaatccgaaaacaaggaaagttagtacaaacttttcttaggtattctttttttctcagttttaggattcttacatatttaagcaatatagtatagttttattattattattattattattattattattattattattattattattattaattactatattttaaaaataatttaaaattataaattatacttaagttcactataataaataactataattaaaattatcataattataactatattttataataattcataatattaattaataatttattaataattaaaatataattatataatataaattgtataatgaataataattattatattatataaattaataattaatcaataaagtcatagtgctaatttataaaatttattcaattataatatctgtaaatgttataattataatataataattattatatttattatgatggataatccatatttattatattattataataaatgagtataatactccatgttattatgatggataatccatatttaaactatccatcataatgataaatataataatataattattattatttataattaataatttattaaaaattttacaatattattcttttttataaataaaaaaaataataaatatatttataaatttaaaattttgatattctcCAAACAAtagaaagtaaagttactagAAATCATATTTCCAGAATTCATTTTCccaggaatcattttccttgccaactttactttcacgacaaccaaacatggcctaattactttttatttccacatctctcttgctttatcaattttacattaaaatacatGTCGAAtccaaaatgcatattctttggggtcgaagggagtattttactacttttgttCGATTTCCGttagaagtctcatttaaatttactaaaaatgacaataaacTTTATCATTGCTTCTCATCTTTATTACACTAAATGTCAttataaacatattaaaataaaataaagtaaaataattaaataacacaAGTCATAAACGAGACTATTAATTGTGATGGGGACCGAAggaaatactactactactagtcGAATTATTATACCAGTACTACGCTACTCATGATTCAAAAAATCCGTACTAATTATACCAGTATTGCGATCTGCTCTTCACTAGCTCATCTGCACTCTGCAGTGtcaaaaatacaattaaattcACTTATTTTGGCCATGTTTTACAGTTGTTGAacgacaaaataaaatttcattatttgtgtCAAAATTGGTTGGATCTGAAATGAATAGAAGTAGACAAACATgcaaaatcattttcattcaGTTGGTTGAATCGAATGACGAACAAGAAGCCCAGACACAATCTAATCAACATTTCTACAATCATTAACAACCTAAATtcaaaaccaaattaatttcaCCGTATCATATATTGTCCCGACAAAAAAGtttcaacaaaacaaaaactaaaaagataaaaaaaattaaaatcttaattaaataccCATTACCAGAGAATCagcaccaaaaaaaaaaaaaagaaaaaaagaaaatgtaaaattatggAGATCGGATCAGCAAAAATCATTCGGATTTGGAATGGTCAAAGCGGGCGCCCTTGGTCATCATGAGCTTAAACTCATGGAAATCAATGGTGCCGCTGCCGTCGATGTCGACGCCGCTGATCATCCTCTTGCAGTCGTCGAGCGAGCAGTCCTCGCCGATGCTGCGGAGGACCCTGTGGAGCTCGTCGGCGGAGATGGTGCCGTTGTTGTCGGCGTCGAAGATCTGGAAGGCGTGGCATAGGGTCTCGTGCACCTCGTCCACGTTGGTGTTGTTGAGGTCGATGAACTCGCGGAGGTCGATGaagccgtcgccgtcgccgtccgCCTCGCGGATCATCCCGCGCAGCTCCTCCTCCGACGCCGGGTGCCCCAGGCTGCTCATGATCGCCCCCAGCTCCTCCGCGCAGATGCGCCCGTCCCCGTTCGCGTCGAATTTCTTGAACACCTTCTGCAGCTCCTCCTCCATTCGAGATGATGCCATTGCGCTTGGGATGCTGTCGCTGTCAGGCTCCTGGTGTTgttgtttcttcttcttgaacaGAGATCTGAGTCCTCCCATGAATTTGAGGATGGACTgtggaggagagagagagagagaaagagggggATTGGATTACGTGGTGGCAGGAACGTGAAGGGAGGCTATTTTTGTGACTCTGTTGGGAATGGAACCAACTACTGCTATTTGTTGATTTCATTTTGGGATATTCTTCTTACTAAACTACACACGATGTGATTATTGTTATTCAACGAATTTGGTGTTAATTTTGGTTATTTCTCTAATTGTAACgcttactttttaattaatgaattgctGCAATTGCATTAGTGGCGTTGCTATGATTGGCAATTAAATCTTTTTTCCtacttattttgaatttgattgattCTCATTCTTAATTTGAGATTTGACTGTGTGGTGAAAATCTTGATACCAAAGGAATGAATGATGCCATTATTTAGTGCCAAAATTCTTTTGACAAAACTCAcaataaaaaactaaactaatattcataataataCTCAGTACTAGTAATATTCAAAGATGTCTATTTAGTCTAACAAT
The genomic region above belongs to Salvia hispanica cultivar TCC Black 2014 chromosome 3, UniMelb_Shisp_WGS_1.0, whole genome shotgun sequence and contains:
- the LOC125211241 gene encoding probable calcium-binding protein CML25, with the translated sequence MGGLRSLFKKKKQQHQEPDSDSIPSAMASSRMEEELQKVFKKFDANGDGRICAEELGAIMSSLGHPASEEELRGMIREADGDGDGFIDLREFIDLNNTNVDEVHETLCHAFQIFDADNNGTISADELHRVLRSIGEDCSLDDCKRMISGVDIDGSGTIDFHEFKLMMTKGARFDHSKSE
- the LOC125210331 gene encoding actin-histidine N-methyltransferase, which encodes MGFGPSSWPTPSRPKGTVLKKLSPEEKRETNPMKLMASSLIHVRPLASAAASAFLRPSRLVPQPPDLLKWVRREGGFVHQSVKIAFLEEEKPNGLGLGLIACDDIPKGSDLIVLPEHIPLRFEAKDGQSSALTHLARHVPEELWAMKLGLRLLQERAKKGSFWWPYISNLPETYSVPIFFPGEDIKNLQYAPLLQQVNKRCRFLLEFDKLVRDALENVKLDDHPFGGQEIDASALGWAMSAVSSRAFRLYGSKRPDGTHDDAPMLLPLIDMCNHSFKANAKIVQEKEASNENMLVKVIAGTQIKQNEPLELNYGCLNNDLFLLDYGFVIPSNPYDCIELKYDPALLDAASMAAGVSSPNFSSPTPWQQQVLRQLNLDGENPDLKVRIGGSELVEDRLLGALRVLLCNDREAVEAVDMKTLKSVTAEAPLGISNESAAFRIIIALCVIALQHFPTKIMEDEPLLQQTVSPTTELAVRYRIQKKSLIIDAMRNFTNKVRKLSSQESVASQ